In one Cronobacter dublinensis subsp. dublinensis LMG 23823 genomic region, the following are encoded:
- the dppF gene encoding dipeptide ABC transporter ATP-binding subunit DppF, with the protein MSTHEATTQQPLLQAIDLKKHYPVKKGLFAPERLVKALDGVTFTLERGKTLAVVGESGCGKSTLGRLLTMIETPTGGELYYQGQDLLKPDVTAEKLRRQKIQIVFQNPYGSLNPRKKVGQILEEPLLINTSLSKEARREKALAMMAKVGLKTEHYDRYPHMFSGGQRQRIAIARGLMLDPDVVIADEPVSALDVSVRAQVLNLMMDLQQELGLSYVFISHDLSVVEHIADEVMVMYLGRCVEKGTKDQIFSNPRHPYTQALLSATPRLNPDDRRERIKLTGELPSPLNPPPGCAFSARCRRRFGPCTQIQPQLKEYNGQLVACFAVDQDETGEPRIP; encoded by the coding sequence ATGAGCACGCATGAGGCCACCACGCAGCAACCGCTGTTGCAGGCTATCGACCTGAAAAAACATTACCCGGTGAAGAAAGGTCTCTTCGCGCCGGAACGTCTGGTAAAAGCGCTGGACGGCGTCACCTTTACGCTTGAGCGCGGCAAAACGCTGGCGGTGGTGGGCGAGTCCGGCTGCGGGAAATCCACGCTCGGTCGTCTGCTTACCATGATAGAAACGCCGACCGGCGGCGAGCTCTATTATCAGGGCCAGGATCTGCTGAAACCGGACGTAACGGCGGAGAAACTGCGCCGCCAGAAAATCCAGATCGTGTTCCAGAACCCGTATGGTTCCCTGAACCCGCGTAAAAAGGTGGGGCAAATCCTTGAGGAGCCGCTGCTTATTAACACTTCGCTCAGCAAAGAGGCGCGTCGTGAAAAAGCGCTGGCGATGATGGCGAAAGTGGGGCTTAAAACCGAGCATTATGACCGCTATCCGCATATGTTCTCCGGCGGCCAGCGTCAGCGTATCGCTATCGCGCGCGGGCTGATGCTCGACCCGGACGTGGTGATTGCCGACGAACCGGTGTCGGCGCTCGACGTTTCGGTGCGCGCGCAGGTGCTGAACCTGATGATGGATTTGCAGCAGGAGCTGGGGCTCTCTTATGTGTTTATCTCCCACGATTTGTCCGTGGTGGAGCACATCGCCGATGAAGTGATGGTGATGTATCTCGGCCGCTGCGTGGAGAAGGGCACGAAAGATCAGATTTTCTCGAACCCGCGTCATCCGTACACTCAGGCGCTGCTCTCGGCGACGCCGCGCCTGAACCCGGACGACCGCCGCGAGCGCATCAAGCTCACCGGCGAGCTGCCAAGCCCGCTGAATCCGCCGCCGGGGTGCGCCTTTAGCGCCCGCTGCCGTCGCCGTTTCGGGCCGTGCACGCAGATCCAGCCGCAGCTGAAGGAATACAACGGTCAGCTGGTCGCCTGTTTCGCCGTCGATCAGGACGAAACCGGCGAGCCGCGTATTCCGTAA
- the dppD gene encoding dipeptide ABC transporter ATP-binding protein — protein sequence MALLNVDKLSVHFGDEGTPFRAVDRVSYSVNQGEVVGIVGESGSGKSVSSLAIMGLIDFPGRVMADKLEFNGQDLQRISEKDRRNLVGAEVAMIFQDPMTSLNPCYTVGFQIMEAIKVHQGGNKKTRRQRAIDLLNLVGIPDPASRLDVYPHQLSGGMSQRVMIAMAIACRPKLLIADEPTTALDVTIQAQIIELLLELQQKENMALILITHDLALVAEAAHKIIVMYAGQVVETGEARDIFRAPRHPYTQALLRALPEFAQDKARLASLPGVVPGKYDRPTGCLLNPRCPYATERCRAEEPALNLVDNGRQSKCHYPLDDAGRPTNYEHA from the coding sequence ATGGCGTTACTGAATGTAGATAAATTATCGGTGCACTTCGGCGACGAAGGCACCCCGTTCCGCGCCGTAGACCGCGTGAGCTACAGCGTGAATCAGGGCGAAGTGGTCGGCATCGTGGGCGAATCGGGCTCCGGCAAATCGGTCAGCTCGCTGGCTATCATGGGCCTTATCGATTTCCCTGGCCGCGTGATGGCGGACAAACTGGAATTCAACGGTCAGGATTTACAGCGCATCTCGGAAAAAGATCGCCGTAACCTGGTCGGCGCCGAAGTGGCGATGATATTCCAGGATCCGATGACCAGCCTGAACCCCTGCTACACCGTGGGTTTCCAGATTATGGAAGCCATCAAAGTGCACCAGGGCGGCAATAAAAAGACCCGCCGCCAGCGCGCGATTGACCTGCTCAATCTGGTCGGTATTCCTGACCCGGCGTCGCGTCTTGACGTTTACCCGCACCAGCTGTCGGGCGGTATGAGCCAGCGCGTAATGATTGCGATGGCGATCGCCTGTCGTCCGAAGCTGCTGATTGCCGATGAACCGACGACCGCGCTGGATGTGACTATCCAGGCGCAGATCATCGAACTGCTGCTGGAGCTGCAGCAAAAAGAGAACATGGCGCTGATCCTCATCACCCATGACCTCGCGCTGGTGGCCGAAGCGGCGCACAAAATCATCGTGATGTACGCAGGCCAGGTGGTGGAAACCGGCGAAGCGCGGGATATCTTCCGTGCGCCGCGCCACCCCTATACGCAGGCGCTGCTGCGCGCGCTGCCGGAGTTTGCGCAGGATAAAGCGCGTCTGGCGTCGCTGCCGGGCGTCGTGCCGGGGAAATATGACCGCCCGACCGGCTGTCTGCTTAACCCGCGCTGCCCCTACGCCACCGAGCGCTGCCGCGCAGAAGAACCGGCATTAAACCTGGTGGACAATGGTCGCCAGTCGAAATGCCACTATCCCCTCGATGATGCCGGGAGGCCAACCAATTATGAGCACGCATGA
- the dppC gene encoding dipeptide ABC transporter permease DppC, whose translation MTQMTENKVVAAPVPMTPMQEFWHYFKRNKGAVVGLVYVVVMIIIAVFANVIAPHNPADQFRDALLAPPVWQDGGSWAHILGTDDVGRDVMSRLMYGARLSLLVGCLVVVLSLVMGIVLGLVAGYFGGIVDTIIMRVVDIMLALPSLLLALVLVAIFGPSIVNASLALTFVALPHYVRLTRAAVLVEVSRDYVTASRVAGAGAMRQMFVNIFPNCLAPLIVQASLGFSNAILDMAALGFLGMGAQPPTPEWGTMLSDVLQFAQSAWWVVTFPGLAILLTVLAFNLMGDGLRDALDPKLKQ comes from the coding sequence ATGACGCAAATGACTGAAAACAAAGTGGTGGCCGCACCGGTGCCGATGACGCCGATGCAGGAGTTCTGGCACTACTTCAAACGTAACAAAGGCGCAGTGGTCGGCCTGGTCTATGTGGTGGTGATGATTATCATCGCCGTGTTTGCGAACGTTATCGCGCCGCATAACCCGGCGGACCAGTTCCGCGACGCGCTGCTGGCTCCGCCGGTCTGGCAGGATGGCGGCAGCTGGGCGCATATTCTCGGCACCGACGACGTGGGCCGCGATGTGATGTCGCGCCTGATGTACGGCGCGCGCCTGTCGCTGCTGGTCGGCTGTCTGGTGGTGGTGCTGTCGCTGGTGATGGGCATTGTGCTCGGCCTGGTGGCGGGCTATTTCGGCGGTATCGTCGATACTATCATCATGCGCGTGGTCGACATCATGCTGGCGCTGCCGAGCCTGCTGCTGGCGCTGGTGCTGGTGGCGATTTTCGGCCCGTCCATCGTTAACGCTTCGCTGGCGCTTACCTTCGTGGCGCTGCCGCACTACGTGCGCTTAACCCGCGCGGCGGTGCTGGTGGAAGTGAGCCGCGATTACGTCACCGCCTCGCGCGTGGCGGGCGCGGGCGCGATGCGCCAGATGTTCGTGAATATTTTCCCTAACTGCCTTGCGCCGCTGATTGTTCAGGCGTCGCTGGGTTTCTCGAATGCCATTCTCGATATGGCCGCACTGGGCTTTCTCGGCATGGGTGCGCAGCCGCCGACACCGGAGTGGGGCACCATGCTCTCCGACGTGTTGCAGTTCGCGCAAAGTGCCTGGTGGGTCGTGACCTTCCCGGGTCTCGCAATCCTGCTGACGGTGCTGGCATTTAACCTGATGGGTGACGGCCTGCGTGACGCGCTCGACCCCAAACTCAAGCAGTAA
- the dppB gene encoding dipeptide ABC transporter permease DppB codes for MLQFILRRLGLVIPTFIGITLLTFAFVHMIPGDPVMIMAGERGISPERHAQLLAELGLDKPLWEQYLHYIWGVLHGDLGISLKSRLPVWEEFVPRFKATLELGICAMIFAVAVGIPVGVLAAVKRGSIFDHTAVGLALTGYSMPIFWWGMMLIMLVSVQWNLTPVSGRVSDMVFLDDTNPLTGFMLIDTAIWGEEGNFIDALAHMILPAVVLGTIPLAVIVRMTRSAMLEVLGEDYIRTARAKGLTRMRVIIIHALRNAMLPVVTVIGLQVGTLLAGAILTETIFSWPGLGRWLIDALQRRDYPVVQGGVLLVATMIILVNLLVDLLYGVVNPRIRHKK; via the coding sequence ATGTTGCAGTTCATCCTCCGACGTCTGGGGCTTGTTATCCCGACGTTTATCGGTATCACCCTTCTCACTTTTGCCTTCGTCCATATGATCCCCGGCGACCCGGTGATGATCATGGCGGGCGAACGTGGTATTTCCCCTGAGCGTCACGCGCAGCTGCTGGCCGAGCTTGGTCTCGATAAGCCGCTGTGGGAGCAGTATCTCCACTACATCTGGGGCGTACTGCATGGCGATTTAGGGATCTCGCTGAAAAGCCGCCTCCCGGTCTGGGAAGAGTTCGTGCCTCGCTTTAAAGCGACGCTGGAACTGGGCATCTGCGCGATGATTTTTGCCGTCGCCGTGGGTATTCCGGTGGGCGTACTGGCCGCGGTGAAGCGCGGTTCCATCTTCGATCACACCGCGGTAGGCCTGGCGCTGACCGGTTACTCCATGCCTATCTTCTGGTGGGGCATGATGCTGATTATGCTGGTCTCGGTGCAGTGGAACCTGACGCCGGTGTCCGGGCGCGTCAGCGATATGGTGTTCCTTGACGACACCAACCCGCTGACCGGCTTTATGCTCATCGACACCGCCATCTGGGGCGAAGAGGGCAACTTTATCGACGCGCTGGCGCATATGATCCTGCCTGCCGTGGTGCTCGGCACCATTCCGCTGGCGGTTATCGTGCGTATGACCCGCTCCGCGATGCTGGAAGTGCTTGGCGAAGATTACATCCGCACCGCGCGCGCCAAGGGCCTGACCCGTATGCGCGTCATCATCATTCACGCGCTGCGCAACGCCATGCTGCCGGTCGTGACGGTGATCGGGTTGCAGGTGGGCACGCTGCTGGCGGGCGCCATCCTGACGGAAACCATCTTCTCCTGGCCGGGGCTCGGCCGCTGGCTGATTGACGCGCTGCAACGCCGCGATTATCCCGTGGTGCAGGGCGGCGTGCTGCTGGTGGCGACGATGATTATCCTCGTCAACCTGCTGGTCGATCTGCTCTATGGCGTGGTGAACCCGCGTATTCGTCATAAGAAATAA
- the dppA gene encoding dipeptide ABC transporter periplasmic-binding protein DppA has translation MSISLKKSGMLKFGLSLVAMTVAASVQAKTLVYCSEGSPEGFNPQLFTSGTTYDASSVPIYNRLVEFKTGTTEIIPGLAEKWDVSEDGKTYTFHLRKGVKWQDNKEFKPTREFNADDVVFSFDRQKNAQNPYHKVSGGSYEYFEGMGLPTLISEVKKVDDNTVQFVLTRPEAPFLADMAMDFASILSKEYADNMLKAGTPEKVDLNPIGTGPFQLLQYQKDSRILYKAFPGFWGTKPKIDRLVFSITPDASVRYAKLQKNECQVMPYPNPADIARMKQDKSINLMEQAGLNVGYLSFNTEKKPFDDVKVRQALTYAVNKESIIKAVYQGAGVAAKNLIPPTMWGYNDDVKDYTYDVEKAKALLKEAGQDKGFTVELWAMPVQRPYNPNARRMAEMIQADWAKIGVQAKIVTYEWGEYLKRAKAGEHQAVMMGWTGDNGDPDNFFATLFSCDAAKDGSNYSRWCYKPFEDLIQPARATEDHNKRIELYKQAQVVMHDQAPALIVAHSTVYEPVRKEVKGYVVDPLGKHHFENVSVE, from the coding sequence ATGAGTATTTCCTTGAAGAAGTCAGGGATGCTGAAGTTTGGGCTGAGCCTGGTGGCGATGACCGTTGCAGCAAGCGTACAGGCCAAAACCCTGGTTTACTGTTCAGAAGGCTCGCCTGAAGGCTTTAACCCACAGCTCTTCACCTCTGGCACCACCTATGACGCAAGTTCTGTGCCTATTTATAACCGCCTGGTGGAATTCAAAACCGGCACCACGGAAATTATTCCGGGGCTCGCGGAAAAATGGGACGTCAGCGAAGATGGTAAAACCTATACTTTCCATCTGCGCAAAGGCGTGAAATGGCAGGACAATAAAGAATTTAAACCGACGCGCGAATTTAACGCCGATGACGTCGTGTTCTCTTTTGATCGTCAGAAAAACGCGCAAAACCCGTACCATAAAGTCTCGGGCGGCAGCTACGAATATTTCGAAGGCATGGGCCTGCCGACCCTGATTAGCGAAGTGAAAAAAGTCGACGACAATACGGTCCAGTTCGTACTGACTCGTCCGGAAGCGCCGTTCCTCGCGGATATGGCGATGGACTTCGCGTCGATCCTCTCCAAAGAATATGCCGACAATATGCTGAAAGCGGGCACCCCGGAGAAAGTCGACCTGAACCCGATCGGCACCGGTCCGTTCCAGCTTCTGCAATACCAGAAAGACTCCCGTATTCTCTATAAAGCGTTCCCGGGCTTCTGGGGCACCAAGCCGAAGATTGACCGCCTGGTCTTCTCCATTACCCCGGATGCGTCCGTGCGTTACGCCAAGCTTCAGAAAAACGAGTGCCAGGTCATGCCGTACCCGAACCCGGCAGACATCGCGCGTATGAAGCAGGATAAAAGCATCAACCTGATGGAGCAGGCCGGTCTGAACGTGGGCTACCTCTCTTTCAATACCGAGAAGAAGCCGTTTGACGACGTGAAAGTGCGTCAGGCGCTGACTTACGCGGTAAACAAAGAATCCATCATCAAAGCGGTTTACCAGGGCGCGGGCGTTGCCGCGAAAAACCTGATCCCGCCGACCATGTGGGGCTATAACGACGACGTGAAGGATTACACCTATGACGTCGAGAAAGCCAAAGCGCTGCTCAAAGAAGCGGGCCAGGATAAAGGCTTCACCGTTGAGCTGTGGGCGATGCCGGTACAGCGTCCGTATAACCCGAACGCGCGCCGTATGGCCGAAATGATCCAGGCTGACTGGGCGAAAATCGGCGTTCAGGCGAAAATCGTGACCTACGAGTGGGGCGAGTATCTCAAGCGCGCCAAAGCGGGCGAACACCAGGCCGTGATGATGGGCTGGACCGGCGACAACGGGGATCCGGATAACTTCTTCGCGACCCTGTTCAGCTGCGACGCGGCGAAAGATGGCTCCAACTACTCTCGCTGGTGCTACAAGCCGTTTGAAGATCTGATCCAGCCGGCGCGCGCCACCGAAGACCACAACAAACGTATCGAGCTCTACAAACAGGCTCAGGTCGTGATGCACGATCAGGCGCCAGCGCTTATCGTCGCGCACTCCACTGTGTATGAGCCGGTGCGTAAAGAGGTCAAAGGTTACGTGGTCGATCCGCTGGGCAAACACCACTTCGAAAACGTCTCCGTTGAATAA
- a CDS encoding lysozyme inhibitor LprI family protein encodes MAYKLSIFLSCLLLSASYVFAAPIIDGKEVVTCAKHVSDYAAGTRCLEKQRQQTEQVLQQTLEAALKRVQSEDWLLTNMDYEDENSQIVEDTANALKNDQTTWEKHKTLFCRVASSQISSKAPVYPTSVTQCEINMNKARIDELKALMAQVQP; translated from the coding sequence ATGGCTTATAAATTATCTATTTTTCTCTCCTGCCTGTTGCTCTCAGCAAGCTATGTATTTGCTGCGCCCATTATTGATGGCAAAGAAGTCGTGACGTGCGCGAAACACGTGAGTGATTATGCCGCCGGAACGCGATGTCTTGAAAAGCAGCGTCAGCAAACGGAGCAGGTGCTGCAACAGACGCTGGAGGCGGCGCTGAAGCGGGTGCAGTCGGAAGACTGGCTTTTGACTAACATGGATTATGAAGATGAAAATTCACAAATCGTTGAAGATACGGCCAATGCGCTGAAAAACGATCAGACGACCTGGGAAAAACATAAGACCCTGTTTTGCAGGGTAGCCAGTTCACAGATCAGTTCTAAAGCACCGGTTTACCCAACCTCTGTCACCCAGTGCGAAATCAATATGAATAAGGCGCGTATCGACGAGCTGAAAGCACTGATGGCGCAGGTGCAGCCCTGA
- a CDS encoding lysozyme inhibitor LprI family protein, producing the protein MKYIAYFFLPFLLLPITCVAASSIIYGEAAKMCAKSADYAAGTRCLERQRKQTEQALQQTLAAALKQVQSEDWLEANADYEDEDSQIVEDTANALKNDQTTWEKHKALFCRVASSQLSEKTPNHWVLSTQCEINMNKARIDELKALMAQVQP; encoded by the coding sequence ATGAAATACATAGCTTACTTTTTTCTGCCCTTTCTGTTGCTGCCAATCACCTGCGTTGCTGCCTCGTCCATCATTTATGGAGAGGCCGCAAAGATGTGTGCGAAGAGTGCGGATTATGCCGCCGGAACGCGATGTCTTGAGAGGCAGCGCAAGCAAACGGAGCAGGCGCTGCAACAGACGCTGGCGGCTGCGCTGAAGCAGGTGCAGTCGGAAGACTGGCTGGAGGCAAATGCGGATTACGAGGATGAAGATTCACAAATCGTTGAAGATACGGCCAATGCGCTGAAAAATGATCAGACGACCTGGGAAAAACATAAGGCCCTGTTTTGCAGAGTAGCCAGTTCCCAGCTCAGTGAAAAAACACCCAATCATTGGGTTTTATCCACCCAGTGCGAGATCAATATGAATAAGGCGCGTATCGACGAGCTGAAAGCACTGATGGCGCAGGTGCAGCCTTAA
- the eptB gene encoding kdo(2)-lipid A phosphoethanolamine 7''-transferase, translating to MKYILSMTQQRLSFLLAVYIGLFLNCAVLYRRFDGYAQNLTWVNGVSMVVELAATVLVTFFLLRVLSLFGRRVWRVLTTLVVLFSVAASYYMTFLNVVIGYGIIASIMTTDIDLSKEVVGWQFIVWMVLVCIVPLTLIWGNRCRDTLLRQLRTRDQRLKSAAVVIVAGLLVWAPIRLLDLQQKNEERTSGVDMPSYGGVVANSYLPSNWLSALGLYAWAQVDESSDNKSLLNPAKKFTWQAPQGIDDTYVVFIIGETTRWDHMGMLGYDRNTTPKLAQEKNLAAFRGESCDTATKLSLRCMFVREGGAEDNPQRTLKEQNVFSVLKQLGFSSDLYAMQSEMWFYSNTMADNIAYREQIGAEPRNRGKQVDDMLLVDEMKNSLSNHEKGKHLIILHTKGSHYNYVQRYPRSFARWQPECMGVDSGCSREELINAYDNSVLYVDSFIADVIDQVRNKKAIVFYAADHGESINEKEHLHGTPRNIAPPEQFRVPMMVWMSDSYLADPQHAQAFAQLKLQAQQKRPHRHVELFDTIMGCLGYQSPDGGINQNNNWCHVPAATK from the coding sequence ATGAAATACATCCTCTCGATGACCCAGCAGAGACTCAGCTTTCTGTTGGCGGTATACATCGGTCTGTTTTTGAACTGCGCGGTGCTGTACCGTCGTTTTGATGGTTATGCGCAAAATCTCACCTGGGTTAACGGCGTTTCAATGGTGGTGGAGCTGGCGGCGACCGTGCTGGTCACGTTCTTCCTGCTGCGCGTGCTGTCGCTGTTCGGGCGACGCGTCTGGCGCGTGCTGACGACGCTCGTTGTTCTTTTCTCGGTCGCCGCCAGTTACTACATGACGTTTTTAAATGTGGTCATTGGCTACGGCATTATCGCGTCGATTATGACGACCGATATCGATCTCTCTAAAGAAGTGGTGGGCTGGCAATTCATCGTCTGGATGGTGCTGGTGTGCATCGTGCCGCTGACGCTTATCTGGGGCAACCGCTGCCGCGATACGCTGCTGCGCCAGCTGCGCACCCGCGATCAGCGCCTGAAAAGCGCGGCGGTGGTCATTGTGGCGGGCCTGCTGGTCTGGGCGCCGATTCGCCTGCTGGATCTGCAGCAGAAGAACGAAGAGCGCACCTCTGGCGTCGATATGCCGAGCTACGGCGGCGTGGTGGCGAACTCTTACCTGCCGTCTAACTGGCTCTCCGCGCTGGGGCTGTACGCCTGGGCGCAGGTCGATGAATCAAGCGATAACAAATCGCTGCTGAACCCGGCCAAAAAATTCACCTGGCAGGCCCCGCAGGGCATTGATGACACTTACGTGGTGTTTATCATCGGTGAAACCACGCGCTGGGATCACATGGGCATGCTCGGCTATGACCGCAATACCACGCCGAAACTCGCGCAGGAGAAAAACCTGGCGGCGTTTCGCGGCGAGTCATGCGACACGGCGACCAAGCTGTCGCTGCGCTGCATGTTTGTTCGTGAAGGTGGCGCGGAGGATAACCCGCAGCGCACCCTGAAAGAGCAGAACGTTTTCTCTGTGCTTAAGCAGTTAGGCTTTAGCTCCGATCTCTATGCGATGCAGAGCGAGATGTGGTTCTACAGCAACACCATGGCGGACAACATCGCCTACCGCGAGCAGATTGGCGCCGAGCCGCGCAACCGCGGTAAGCAGGTGGACGACATGCTGCTGGTGGATGAGATGAAAAACTCACTCTCTAACCACGAGAAGGGCAAGCATCTCATCATTCTGCATACCAAAGGCTCGCACTATAACTATGTGCAGCGTTATCCGCGCAGTTTTGCGCGCTGGCAGCCGGAGTGCATGGGCGTTGACTCTGGCTGTAGCCGCGAGGAGCTGATTAACGCGTACGATAACTCGGTACTGTACGTCGACAGCTTTATCGCCGATGTCATCGACCAGGTGCGTAACAAGAAAGCGATTGTCTTTTACGCGGCGGATCACGGCGAGTCGATCAACGAGAAAGAGCATCTGCACGGCACGCCGCGCAATATTGCGCCGCCGGAGCAGTTCCGCGTGCCGATGATGGTCTGGATGTCTGACAGCTATCTGGCCGACCCGCAGCACGCGCAGGCGTTCGCGCAGCTTAAACTGCAGGCGCAGCAGAAGCGTCCGCATCGCCACGTAGAGCTGTTCGACACCATTATGGGCTGTCTCGGATACCAGTCGCCGGACGGCGGTATCAACCAGAACAACAACTGGTGTCACGTTCCAGCTGCGACAAAATAG
- a CDS encoding organic hydroperoxide resistance protein: MSLEKVVYRAKAKATGGRDGRATSDDGVLDVKLGVPKEMGGAGGQVTNPEQLFAAGYSACFLGALKHVAAQEKKKVPQEAFIEGQVGIGPLPTGFGIEAQLDIHLPGMDRAEAEELVQKAHIVCPYSNATRGNIDVKLNVITD; this comes from the coding sequence ATGTCCTTAGAAAAAGTGGTTTATCGCGCAAAAGCGAAAGCAACTGGCGGCCGCGATGGCCGGGCAACGTCTGATGACGGCGTGCTGGATGTGAAACTCGGCGTGCCGAAAGAGATGGGCGGCGCGGGCGGTCAGGTGACCAACCCCGAACAGCTCTTTGCTGCGGGCTATTCCGCCTGTTTCCTGGGCGCGCTGAAACATGTCGCCGCGCAGGAGAAAAAGAAAGTGCCACAGGAAGCCTTTATCGAAGGTCAGGTGGGGATTGGCCCGCTGCCGACCGGCTTTGGCATTGAAGCCCAGCTCGATATTCATCTGCCGGGCATGGATCGCGCGGAAGCGGAAGAACTGGTGCAGAAAGCGCACATCGTTTGTCCGTACTCTAATGCCACCCGCGGCAATATCGACGTTAAGCTGAACGTGATTACCGACTAA
- a CDS encoding L-lactate MFS transporter, whose protein sequence is MNTSIQQRTRWLTLVGTIVTQFALGSVYTWSLFNGALSQKLDEPVSQVAFSFGLLSLGLALSSSVAGKLQERFGVKRVTIASGVLLGLGLVLTSHASNLLMLWLSAGVLVGLADGAGYLLTLSNCVKWFPERKGLISAFSIGSYGLGSLGFKFIDSHLLASVGLEHTFIIWGGMVMIMIIGGALLMKDAPQQPASAGNGAGEGARDYSLAESMRKPQYWMLALMFLTACMSGLYVIGVAKDIAQGMVRLDAATAANAVTVISIANLAGRLALGILSDKMPRIRVITMGQVVSLVGMAALLFAPLNEVTFFAAIACVAFNFGGTITVYPSLVSDFFGLNNLAKNYGVIYLGFGIGSICGSIIASLFGGFYVTFCVIFALLIVSLAISTTIRQPRRETWEHARA, encoded by the coding sequence ATGAATACCTCCATTCAACAGCGTACCCGGTGGCTCACCCTGGTGGGCACCATTGTGACCCAGTTCGCGCTGGGCTCGGTTTATACCTGGAGCCTGTTTAACGGCGCGCTGTCGCAAAAACTCGACGAGCCGGTAAGCCAGGTGGCGTTTTCCTTCGGGCTGTTGAGCCTGGGGCTGGCGCTGTCGTCATCGGTAGCCGGTAAGTTGCAGGAGCGCTTCGGCGTGAAACGCGTCACCATCGCCTCCGGCGTGCTGCTGGGTTTGGGCCTGGTGTTAACCTCCCACGCCAGCAATCTGCTGATGCTCTGGCTGAGCGCCGGCGTGTTGGTGGGGCTTGCGGATGGCGCCGGTTATCTGCTGACGCTCTCTAACTGCGTGAAGTGGTTCCCGGAGCGCAAAGGGCTTATCTCCGCGTTTTCCATCGGCTCGTATGGCCTTGGCAGCCTCGGCTTTAAATTTATCGACAGCCATCTGCTGGCGTCCGTCGGGCTTGAGCACACGTTTATTATCTGGGGCGGCATGGTGATGATCATGATAATCGGCGGCGCGCTGCTGATGAAAGACGCGCCGCAACAGCCTGCCAGCGCGGGCAACGGCGCAGGCGAAGGCGCACGCGATTACAGCCTTGCCGAGTCGATGCGTAAACCGCAGTACTGGATGCTCGCGTTGATGTTCCTGACCGCCTGCATGAGCGGCCTTTACGTGATTGGCGTCGCCAAAGATATCGCGCAGGGCATGGTGCGTCTTGACGCCGCGACCGCCGCGAACGCCGTGACCGTTATCTCCATCGCCAACCTGGCGGGCCGTCTGGCGCTCGGCATTCTCTCCGATAAAATGCCGCGCATTCGCGTCATTACGATGGGGCAGGTGGTGTCGCTGGTCGGCATGGCGGCGCTGCTGTTCGCTCCGCTCAATGAAGTGACGTTCTTCGCGGCTATCGCCTGCGTGGCGTTTAACTTCGGCGGCACCATCACGGTGTATCCGTCGCTGGTCAGCGATTTCTTCGGGCTGAATAATCTCGCTAAAAACTATGGCGTGATTTATCTCGGCTTCGGTATCGGCAGCATCTGCGGCTCGATTATCGCCTCGCTGTTCGGCGGCTTTTACGTCACCTTCTGCGTTATCTTCGCGCTGCTGATTGTGTCGCTGGCCATCTCCACCACCATTCGCCAGCCGCGCCGCGAAACGTGGGAGCATGCCCGCGCCTGA
- a CDS encoding lipase, with translation MMITISGRHAFRRAAVLLWSLVFTQAAHAWQQEYIAVDPQSNTSERYTWDSDRTPRYEEILAERVAKTQRDEAQVTPMGLNLSLPLPVTVRPVAGWRREASGLPVQENGQSADDAYWHPSVGSLGWRLDSRFGAVRPWAQVSYNQQHGDPLWNMQPLLPGSQYGSWMDVSFGADMPINKHVAAWASFSQAEGRLSENDAQMYNLGVSATF, from the coding sequence ATGATGATAACAATCTCTGGACGCCATGCGTTTCGACGCGCGGCGGTGCTTTTGTGGTCTCTGGTTTTTACGCAGGCGGCTCACGCCTGGCAACAGGAATATATCGCTGTTGACCCTCAGAGTAACACCTCTGAACGTTATACGTGGGACAGCGATCGCACCCCTCGCTATGAGGAGATCCTGGCTGAACGGGTGGCGAAGACGCAGCGCGACGAGGCGCAAGTCACACCAATGGGACTGAACCTGTCGTTGCCGCTGCCCGTGACGGTGCGCCCGGTGGCGGGCTGGCGGCGCGAGGCCAGCGGGCTTCCCGTTCAGGAGAACGGCCAGAGCGCGGACGACGCTTACTGGCATCCGAGCGTCGGCTCGCTCGGCTGGCGTCTCGATTCCCGCTTTGGCGCGGTCCGCCCGTGGGCGCAGGTCAGCTATAACCAGCAGCACGGCGATCCGCTGTGGAATATGCAGCCGCTGCTGCCGGGCAGCCAGTATGGCTCGTGGATGGATGTCTCATTCGGGGCCGATATGCCGATTAACAAGCATGTCGCGGCCTGGGCGTCATTCTCCCAGGCGGAAGGTCGACTGAGCGAAAATGACGCGCAAATGTACAATCTCGGCGTCAGCGCGACGTTTTAG